From the genome of Halorussus caseinilyticus, one region includes:
- the trpG gene encoding anthranilate synthase component II — MTASAGGEAATTDRQVLFVDNFDSFTYNLVEYTSEHAETEVVRNTASLADVREADPDAIVVSPGPGHPENERDVGVTLDVFREVSPEVPTLGVCLGLESAVYAYGGSVGRAPDPIHGKAFPVSHDGRGVYAGLEQGFRAGRYHSLVATDVPDCFEVTATTDHDGHELVMGVRHREYPIECVQFHPESVLTAVGHDVIRNFLTEVV; from the coding sequence ATGACCGCGAGCGCCGGGGGCGAGGCGGCGACGACCGACCGGCAGGTCCTCTTCGTGGACAACTTCGACTCGTTCACGTACAATCTCGTCGAGTACACCAGCGAACACGCCGAGACCGAAGTCGTCCGAAACACCGCCTCCCTCGCGGACGTGCGCGAGGCCGACCCCGACGCAATCGTCGTCTCGCCGGGACCGGGCCACCCCGAGAACGAGCGAGACGTAGGTGTCACTCTCGACGTGTTCCGCGAGGTGAGTCCCGAAGTGCCGACGCTCGGGGTCTGTCTCGGACTGGAATCGGCCGTCTACGCTTACGGCGGGTCGGTGGGCCGTGCGCCAGACCCGATTCACGGCAAGGCGTTCCCAGTCTCTCACGACGGACGCGGCGTGTACGCGGGACTCGAACAGGGGTTCCGCGCCGGGCGCTACCACTCGCTGGTGGCGACCGACGTGCCCGACTGCTTCGAGGTGACGGCGACGACCGACCACGACGGCCACGAGTTGGTGATGGGCGTCCGCCACCGCGAGTACCCCATCGAGTGCGTCCAGTTCCACCCCGAGAGCGTGCTGACGGCCGTCGGCCACGACGTGATTCGGAACTTCCTCACCGAAGTCGTCTGA